The genomic stretch AATGGTGTTGTGTGCTTCACGTCGCTTGATACTGCAAAAGCGTTGCTACGGGTTATTGAAACGATGACGTTTACGAGCACAAGCATGCCGAAGTTTCATGAAAAAGAAGTGGTTCGTTCATGAAGCAGTTAAAAACCGAGCTCGTGTCACAAAAAGAAATTGCAGCTTCGATTTATGAAGCGGTTGTTTTCCATAAAGAGATTGATGAAAGCTTTCAACCTGGACAATTTGTTCATGTTAAAACGGGATTCGGATCAGATCCACTGCTAAGAAGGCCGATTAGCATTTGTCATATCGATCCTTCAAGGCATGAGTTAACGATGATCTACCGTGCAGAAGGAAAAGGAACAAAAGTATTAGCCGAGATGATACCAGGGGTCGAAGTTGACCTCCTTGGACCACTCGGGAATGGTTTTCCAGTTGAGAGGATAAAGGAGGGCGAAACAGCTCTACTTGTAGGGGGCGGTATCGGGGTTCCCCCCTCTACTACCTTTCGGAGGAGTTAACGAAGCGCGGTGTAAAAGTAAAGCATGTACACGGTTTTCAAACGAGTTCTGTCGTTTTCTACGAAGAAAAATTTAAAGCATATGGCCCTGTCACAATCACAACAGCAGATGGCACATATGGCGAAGAAGGATTTGTTACAAACCAGCTTGATATGAACGCTGATTACCTTTACGCCTGCGGACCATCACCTATGTTAAAAGCACTAGAAAATTACCGTGCCAAAAAAGGTGTTTATCTCTCACTCGAACAGCGAATGGGATGTGGGATTGGTGCATGTCTCGCATGTGTTTGTCACGTACAGGGAGATGAAACAGGCTTTGCTTATCGTAAAGTATGCAGTGATGGGCCAGTATTTCAAGCCGGGGAGGTTGTTCTATGAATCGATTACGAGTTGAGCTACCAGGCTTAGATCTAAAAAATCCGATCATGCCAGCATCAGGCTGCTTTGGATTTGGTAAAGAGTATAGTCAGTTTTATAACCTGGATCAGCTTGGAGCGATTATGGTGAAGGCGACAACGCATGAGCCGCGCTTTGGCAATCCAACCCCTCGCGTCGCAGAAACAACATCAGGCATGTTAAATGCGATTGGTCTCCAAAACCCAGGACTTGAGCGTGTGATGACAGAGGAGTTACCGTGGCTATCGAACTATAACGTGCCAATTATTGCGAATGTGGCTGGATCGACGATAGAAGACTACGTGGCTGTTGCAGAGCGAATCTCAACGGCCGAAAACGTACATGCCCTTGAGTTGAATATTTCTTGCCCAAATGTGAAAGAAGGCGGTCTTGCATTTGGAACGGTGCCTGAAACGGCATTTGAAGTCACTAAAGCAGTTAAAGACGTGTCATCGGTTCCTGTTTACGTCAAACTCTCGCCAAACGTAACAGATATTGTGCAGATGGCAACAGTTGTTGAGCGTGCGGGAGCTGACGGGTTAACGATGATCAATACGCTTCTCGGTATGCGGATTGATTTAAAATCAGGTAAGCCGATCCTTGCAAATGGAGCGGGAGGATTATCAGGTCCGGCGATTAAACCTGTGGCGATTCGTATGATTCATCAAGTGAGTCAGCAAGTCAACATTCCGATTATTGGAATGGGTGGGGTACAATCGGCGGAGGATGTTATCGAATATTTTCTTGCAGGAGCGAGCGCTGTTGCGGTTGGTACGGCAAACTTCGTGGATCCATTCGCTTGTCCTACCATTATTGACTCCTTACCAGCTTTGCTGGATGAATTAGGTGTTCACCATATTTCTGAGCTGACAGGAAGGAGCTGGAAAAAGGCATGGGATCTTCAATCATCCTCGCACTAGATTTTTCGGAAAAGGAAGAGTTAAATGATTTCCTTAAGCAATTTGAAGAAGAGAAGCTTTTTGTAAAAGTGGGTATGGAAGCATTTTATCAATACGGACCAAAGCTTGTAGACGAATTAAAACAGCGAGGTCATCACGTTTTCCTCGATTTAAAACTGCATGATATTCCAAATACGGTAAATAAAGCGATGAAGGGCCTTGCTGGCCTAGGTGTTGACTTAATCAACGTTCATGCGAGCGGAGGATCACGGATGATGCAGGCGGCAGTTGAAGGACTAGAAGCAGGTACTCGCGGTGGTCAAAAACGGCCTTTGTGCATCGGTGTCACACAATTAACGAGCACATCAGAAGAAATGCTTCGAAACGAACTGCAAATTGCAACAGATATGAAAAATAGTGTTGTGTCTCTTGCAGAGCTTGCAAAGGGAAGCGGACTTGATGGGGTCGTCAGTTCAGCTCTTGAGGTTCCAATGATCAAAGAAGCGTGCGGAGAATCGTTCTTAACGGTAACACCTGGTATTAGATTAGAAGGCGATCTGGCTGGTGATCAAAACCGCGTCTGCTCTCCGAAGAAAGCACGATCTCTAGGAAGCGATTTTATTGTGGTTGGACGTAGTATCACAGGAGCGAAAAACCCATTATCAGCATACGACATCTTAAAAGCAGAGTGGAGGAAGTCATATGAAATCAATCGCTAAATCACTATTGGAAATTGAAGCTGTCAGCCTTCAGCCAAATAATCCATTTACATGGTCATCAGGTTTGTTATCACCGATTTACTGTGATAATCGATTAACCCTCTCTTATCCAAAGGTAAGAAAGGAAATTGCGCGTGGGCTTGTCGCTATGGTGAAAGAAAAATACGCTGATGCAGAAGTGATTGCCGGAACAGCTACCGCTGGTATTCCTCACGCTGCTTGGGTAAGCGACCTGCTCGATCTTCCGATGGTATATGTTCGAGGAAGTGCAAAAGGCCATGGAAAAGGAAATGTGATTGAAGGAAAAGTAGAGGAAGGACAAAAGGTTGTTGTGATTGAAGATTTGGTTTCAACAGGAGGCAGCGCGATTGATGCTGTGAAACAATTAGAAGCCGCTGGCGCTAACGTGCTCGGTGTTGCCGCCATCTTTACATATGGAATGAAAAAGGGAGCAGAGCAGTTCGCGAACGAGGAAATTGCCTGGTATACGCTCACCAATTTCGATGAATTATTAACATGTGCCGTAGAAAACGGTATGATTGAAGAAAGAGAGGTTCAATCACTGCTTCACTGGCGCGACAATCCATCCTCAAAAGAATGGTTGGAGCAGTTGAAAGATCTCTCCGTATAGGAGGGGTAAGATGAGAAAAATGCAGGGAGAAGAGTTCGATTCACTCGTATCCTTTTTTGATGATATGGCACGAACAAAGTGGCTTGGTGCCGTTCATGATGAACTAAAACAAGCTTCCGGTTCATGGACAGAAAAATCTATTCTCGATGTAGGGTGTGGAACAGGGAGACTTCTTCTTCGTGGTGTTGAGGAAGCGAGCATGCTGACAGGTGTTGATCTATCATCTGAAATGATTAAAGCTAGCAAACAGAATTTTTTCTTTTTGAATCGTTCGAATAAAAGTCACTTTTCAGAAGGTGACGCATGCAACCTTGCGTTTGAGGACGACTCGTTTGATTTATCTCTATCAACGTGCGTCATGTTTCTTTTACCTGAGCCTGAAGCAGGCATGAAAGAGATGATTCGTGTAACAAAAAAAGGCGGGAAGGTTGTGATGTTAAATCCATCTCTTCAAATGGACCAAATGGCTGCTTTCAAGTATGCCAAAAAACATGACATGAGCGGTTTTGAACAAACTTCTTTGCTTAAATGGTCGAATGTTTCTACGAAAAGGCACCGCTACTCGCCGGATCAGTTAAGTGAAAAGCTGAAAGGTTTAGGTGCGAAGGAAACAAAGCATGTTGAAGTGCTGGATGGTTTGGCCATTATTACAGTAGCATCCTTATAAAAAAAGGTTCCCGCTCAGTTTAGCGGGAACCTTTTTTATAGCGAGAAAAACATCATAATGTAGTGGAAGTGTAAATAATATGACGATCATATTAAAGTTTAATAGTTTTGTATCTTAATTGTAAAGAATAAAACATTGTTTTACAAGAATATTAAGCTGTGGTAATCTAGGTAATTGAGTCCTTTAATGTAAGATTAAGGGTTATTTTCCAATTCTATATTTAGTTTCCTACCAAGTGAAGAGTACTTTCCTATTACTATAAGATGGTTAAATCTTTTCTTTAAATAACGCAGATTTTTGTAATGGATGGATACTATTAATCAACTAGTTGCACTGGACTCAATATCATAGATAAAGGTGAAGTGTTATGAAAAATAAAATATCTGTAATTATTCCTGTATATAATACGGAACTATACTTAAAAAATTGTATTGAATCATTAATGGATCAAGCCTATCCGAACTGGGAAGCCATATTCATTAATGATGGTTCAACAGATGATAGTCGTTCAATTATTCGAAGTTATGAACAGCACGACTCAAGAATAAAACTAGTAGATTTAAAAGTTAATAAAGGTGTAGCGCATGCAAGAAATACTGGATTAGACATTGCGACAGGAGAATTTATTTACTTCTTAGATAGCGATGATACGCTCGATCAATATGCTCTGGGTCTTCTTATTAGCAACATTACTCATCGTGATGTTATTTTTGGATCTTTCAACAAACAAAATAAAAAGGCAAATTTAACTCTTCCAGTAAAACATAAAATAAAATACTCAAAAGCCAAATATCAGAGTGAATCTGTACTTAATCGATTGTTTAGACGCTCATTAATTGATGAATTAAATCTCCGCTTTGATGAAAAGTATCGATTCTACAGTGATTTAACGTTTTTGCTACCTCTTTTAGACCATCTAAAAACAGTACCTACTATTACAGGTTACATTTACAAAAAGCAGTGGCGTAAGGATCCAGATGCTCCACATTCTTTAACGCAACAAGATGATGTAGCTAAAATCAAAGAGTATGTAGAGCGCTTTCATCATCTTACACAAATATATAGCGAAAATCCTAAAGTCATTAAGTTTTTATGTAATCAATTTATATCATATTATTGCCAGTACGTTATCTTTGTTCTTCAAGAACAAGATATTTATTCGGAAATTCTAGATGATTTATCTACGGTGGTCAATTTTGTAAATAATCATACTTACTCTAGAAGAGTTAGTTTTTTTATTAAAAGAGAACTTAAAGCAATAGGAAATAGGGATGAAAAAAAGCTTAGGAAGTTATTGAAATTACATAAGGTTTTAAGAATTACCTCACGTTCCATAAAAGGCCGTCAGAAACTTTATCGAACGCTATACAACTATGTGTTTACTAAGTTACCAATGCAAAACAAAACCATTGTATTTGAAAGTTTTTTAGGAAAAAACTATTCAGATAGTCCAAAAAATATATACGAAGAACTTATTAATGAAAAGAAAGACTATAAATATATATGGGTTTTTGCCAAGCCCGGTAAAGATATACCTGGAAATGCAAAGCAAGTGAAACGACTTTCTTTAGCTTATTTCTATTATATGGCACGGGCCAAATATTGGGTTTCCAATTCTCGTATTCCCAAAGCCTTGAAAAAGCGAGAAGGAAATATTTATCTTCAGACCTGGCACGGAACTCCATTAAAAAAGTTGGTATTTGATATGAATGATGTTCATTCAGCTAATCCGAACTATAAAGCGGACTTTTTTGAACAATCAAGACGATGGGATTACCTCATCTCGGCAAATTCATATTCTAGTGAAATATTTAAGCGAGCGTTTAAATTTGATAATCATATGTTTGAACACGGCTATCCACGAAACGATATTTTGCATTCTGAAAATAAAGCACAGTTAATGAACAAGATAAAAATGCAACTTAATATTCCTTTAGATAAAAAGGTTATATTGTATGCCCCCACGTGGAGAGATGATGAGTTTTATAAACCAGGTAAATATAAATTCACATTGCGTTTTGATTTAGAACGTCTTCAGAGAGAACTTGGTGATGAGTACGTAGTTCTTCTTCGTACACATTATTTTATTGCAGACCATCTCAATACGGAAGATTACGAAGGTTTTGCTTTCAATGTTTCGAAGTACGATGATATTTCAGAATTATACTTGATTTCGGATCTTCTAATTACAGATTATTCATCAGTGTTTTTTGACTACGCAAATTTAAAGCGTCCGATACTTTTCTTCACATATGACCTAGAAAAATATCGCGATACACTTAGAGGATTTTACATTGATATGGAATCGGAGTTACCTGGTCCATTAGTATTTTCAAACGATGAAATAATTGAATCAATTAAAAATATTGATCAAATAAAGGATCAATATCAAGAAAAGTATGACCACTTCTATGATCGTTTTTGTGGTTGGGAGCATGGAAATGCTTCTAAGAAAATTTCTGGTGAAGTTTTCAGCTAATCCATGTTTACATTATTTAAGTAAATTTTTGTTATCAGAAGCGTAATTAATAAGTAAATAAAGGGGGTATCGCAATTGCGATACCCCCTTTATTAAATAATTTTATTATTATTATTACTTCTTCATCCTAAAAACAAGATCCTGATCAGGTGTTACATATAACGTATTTTGCTGATCATATGTCACAAACCCGGGTTTAGCCCCATTTGGTTTTTTAACGTGACGCACTTCTGTGTAATCAACTGGAACAGAGCCAGACTCACGAGCTTTACTGAAGTAGGCAGCGAGATTAGCTGCTTCAAGAAGCGTCTCCTCTGTATACTCCTTATTTCGAATGACAACGTGTGATCCAGGAATATCTTTCGTATGGAGCCACGTTTCGCTTCGAGCGGCCAACTTATTCGTTAAATACTCATTTTGTTTATTATTCTTCCCAACCAGAATTTCTGTACCGTCAGAAGAAAGGTAAACATCAAGCTGAGGCTTTGTTGGTTTTGATTTTTTCTTTTTACGTCGCTTTTTAATGTAACCTTCTTCTTCAAGCTCTTCCCGAATTTCCTCGATATCTCGAGGGGAAGCGGAAGTTAATTGCTGAATGAGCTGTTCAAGGT from Bacillus sp. Cs-700 encodes the following:
- a CDS encoding dihydroorotate dehydrogenase, whose translation is MNRLRVELPGLDLKNPIMPASGCFGFGKEYSQFYNLDQLGAIMVKATTHEPRFGNPTPRVAETTSGMLNAIGLQNPGLERVMTEELPWLSNYNVPIIANVAGSTIEDYVAVAERISTAENVHALELNISCPNVKEGGLAFGTVPETAFEVTKAVKDVSSVPVYVKLSPNVTDIVQMATVVERAGADGLTMINTLLGMRIDLKSGKPILANGAGGLSGPAIKPVAIRMIHQVSQQVNIPIIGMGGVQSAEDVIEYFLAGASAVAVGTANFVDPFACPTIIDSLPALLDELGVHHISELTGRSWKKAWDLQSSSH
- a CDS encoding CDP-glycerol:glycerophosphate glycerophosphotransferase, which produces MKNKISVIIPVYNTELYLKNCIESLMDQAYPNWEAIFINDGSTDDSRSIIRSYEQHDSRIKLVDLKVNKGVAHARNTGLDIATGEFIYFLDSDDTLDQYALGLLISNITHRDVIFGSFNKQNKKANLTLPVKHKIKYSKAKYQSESVLNRLFRRSLIDELNLRFDEKYRFYSDLTFLLPLLDHLKTVPTITGYIYKKQWRKDPDAPHSLTQQDDVAKIKEYVERFHHLTQIYSENPKVIKFLCNQFISYYCQYVIFVLQEQDIYSEILDDLSTVVNFVNNHTYSRRVSFFIKRELKAIGNRDEKKLRKLLKLHKVLRITSRSIKGRQKLYRTLYNYVFTKLPMQNKTIVFESFLGKNYSDSPKNIYEELINEKKDYKYIWVFAKPGKDIPGNAKQVKRLSLAYFYYMARAKYWVSNSRIPKALKKREGNIYLQTWHGTPLKKLVFDMNDVHSANPNYKADFFEQSRRWDYLISANSYSSEIFKRAFKFDNHMFEHGYPRNDILHSENKAQLMNKIKMQLNIPLDKKVILYAPTWRDDEFYKPGKYKFTLRFDLERLQRELGDEYVVLLRTHYFIADHLNTEDYEGFAFNVSKYDDISELYLISDLLITDYSSVFFDYANLKRPILFFTYDLEKYRDTLRGFYIDMESELPGPLVFSNDEIIESIKNIDQIKDQYQEKYDHFYDRFCGWEHGNASKKISGEVFS
- the pyrE gene encoding orotate phosphoribosyltransferase; translation: MKSIAKSLLEIEAVSLQPNNPFTWSSGLLSPIYCDNRLTLSYPKVRKEIARGLVAMVKEKYADAEVIAGTATAGIPHAAWVSDLLDLPMVYVRGSAKGHGKGNVIEGKVEEGQKVVVIEDLVSTGGSAIDAVKQLEAAGANVLGVAAIFTYGMKKGAEQFANEEIAWYTLTNFDELLTCAVENGMIEEREVQSLLHWRDNPSSKEWLEQLKDLSV
- the pyrF gene encoding orotidine-5'-phosphate decarboxylase, with product MGSSIILALDFSEKEELNDFLKQFEEEKLFVKVGMEAFYQYGPKLVDELKQRGHHVFLDLKLHDIPNTVNKAMKGLAGLGVDLINVHASGGSRMMQAAVEGLEAGTRGGQKRPLCIGVTQLTSTSEEMLRNELQIATDMKNSVVSLAELAKGSGLDGVVSSALEVPMIKEACGESFLTVTPGIRLEGDLAGDQNRVCSPKKARSLGSDFIVVGRSITGAKNPLSAYDILKAEWRKSYEINR
- a CDS encoding class I SAM-dependent methyltransferase — protein: MRKMQGEEFDSLVSFFDDMARTKWLGAVHDELKQASGSWTEKSILDVGCGTGRLLLRGVEEASMLTGVDLSSEMIKASKQNFFFLNRSNKSHFSEGDACNLAFEDDSFDLSLSTCVMFLLPEPEAGMKEMIRVTKKGGKVVMLNPSLQMDQMAAFKYAKKHDMSGFEQTSLLKWSNVSTKRHRYSPDQLSEKLKGLGAKETKHVEVLDGLAIITVASL